Genomic DNA from Alkalihalobacterium alkalinitrilicum:
GAAGGCTAATCCAAGAAAATTCATAAAAGTGGAAAATAATAATTGGTAACGATACAAACTGGGAAATAACGGTAACAGCAAGTAGTTGTGTGAAATAATGATTTCGTTTTCTAATGATCTCTGAAGACATAATTAATGTAAAACTAATCAAAAAAGATAATTGAAAGCCTAATTGGTATAAAGAATAAGGCGATAGAAACAAATAGATAAGGCAAACAAAACTAATTCCGTCCACCGGGTGCAATCTTTTCTTCATGCGCAAGGAGACAAGCACAACTACCGTCATAAAAGCTGCTCGAATAACAGAAGGAGCTCCTCCTGCAATCACGACGTACATCGGTAGAAGCACTAAAAGAGCATCGATCGTTCGCTCTCGCGTCACACCAAAGCGAATTAAGATGAAGAAGAGTGCTGAGAAAATAAGTCCTACATGAAGTCCTGAAACCGCCAGAAGATGAATTACCCCTAACCGTTGATAGGCTTCTATCAGATTCTCATTCAAATACGCTCGGTCACCAAAAATTAACGCCGCAACAATTCCTTTTGACTCTTGTGGATAATGATGATTTATAAATTCAATTCCTTGTTGCCGAATTTTTTGCAGAACATATTGCTTCGGAATGCTCGATTCATTACATGTCCTTAAATCGATTGTCTCGATATTAAAATTCCAATGAATTCTTTGATAAAAAAGATACTGTTCATAGTTAAACGCATAAAAATTAGTCGGTGGGGACGGTTTACGAAGTGTACCTTCTAAAGTACATTGCATGCCTACAGACATGTTCTTAAGGCGGTGTTGTTCTTCTTCTGATTTTATAAAATAATTGACTTGTAACTTTTCATTGTTCGATGTTTTCAATTGAAAGCTAAGGCGGTCACCATTGATTTGAGGAATTGTATGTATCGTTCCATAAAGAGAGGTTTGTTGAGGGAAAAGCTTTGTTTTATTATTTTCGTGAATAAAGGTACTGCTTACATAAAATATCAGTAGGGAAAGGACAAGAAAAACACCATAAGTCCTTATCCTCTTCCTATTGATCAAAAGATAGTAAATTAAATACGCAATTAGAAAAAGGAGCCATCCTTGAAATCCATTTGTAGCTAAAACAATACTAATGATTGCGGCCAACACAATAAGATGCCAACGTCCTACCAAGACCCTAACTCCTTTTCATTATAATGGAGTATATAGTTTATTTGCTTCATCACGAAGCTTTTTTAGTTCTTCTTCTGAGAGTCCACTTGCCGCTAATTTATCTAATAACGAAGCCGTAAATTGAAGTTTTTCATTTGAGTTTTTATCTAAAATTAATTCTTCAAGTTCGACTTGCTTGACCTGTATCCCTGCTTGTTCAAATAATTCTAAAGCATGCGGATGATTTTTATAGTCGTTAGAATAATACACAGCTGTTATTCCACTTTGAATAATTGCTTTCGTACAGTTTAAACAAGGAAAATGCGTCACATAAATTTCAGCTCCTTGCGTAGGAACCCCAAATTTTGCACATTGTAAAAGAGCATTCACCTCGGCGTGTATCGTTCGAATACAGTGATTCTCTACGACATAACAACCTTTGTCTATACAATGATCTCCTCCTGAGATTGAACCATTATACCCACCTGCGATAATCCGTTTATCTCTAACGATTGTTGCTCCAACCATTAATCTCGTACACGTACTTCGCATGGCAAGTAGATGACTTTGTGCTATAAAGTATTGGTCCCATGAAATTCGATTCAACTTTTTCAACTCCTAGTAGGTCACATTCTATTTTATAGTTTATCTAACGATGGAAAGTGACGTCAATCCTTTATCGCAAAAAAGAAAAAAGACGACTCCAAGATAGCGAATGTTGCTTTTATCTAAACAATAAAACATGGCTTCACAGTCCAGTAAATTATTGTAAAAGCATCACTACTAAAGAAGAATCGCCTTCGGTTTACTTATTATCCTTGGCTTTTAACAAGTGCTTGTTCTAGATCACTAATAATATCATTTACGTTTTCAATTCCGACAGAAAGTCGAATAAGCTCTGGTGATACACCTGCAGCACGTTGATCTGCTTCTGATAATTGTTGATGAGTTGTACTCGCTGGATGAATGACTAATGATTTCGCATCACCAACATTAGCAACGTGCGAGAATAATTCAAGTGCATTGATAAAGCTCTTGCCTTCTTCTATACCGCCTTTAATACCAAACGTAAGAATAGCCCCTTTACCATTTGGCAAATACTTATTCGCTAAATCGTATGAACGATGTGAAGGTAATCCTGCAAAACTTACCCATTCAACAAGTTCATGATTTTCTAAATATTGAGCCACTTTCATCGCATTCTCACAATGACGTTCCATACGTAAGTGTAGTGTTTCTAACCCTTGCAACAATAAAAACGAATTTAGAGGAGCAATTGCAGGACCTAAATCACGTAATAATTGGACACGAGCCTTAATAATATAAGCTAAGTTTCCTAAAGCTTCCGTATAGACGAGTCCGTGATAACTTGGGTCTGGCTCAGTTAATCCAGGGAATTTCCCATTATTCCAGTCAAAATTCCCACCATCAACGATGACTCCCCCAATGGACGTACCATGTCCACCCATGAATTTAGTCGCAGAATGAACGACAATGTCAGCCCCGTGCTCAATTGGACGACATAATGCTGGCGTTACTAATGTAGCGTCAACCATTAATGGAACTCCATTTCTATGAGCAACAGCTGCTACCGCTTCCACATCGAGAATATCTCCTTGTGGATTACCAATCATTTCACCAAACAATAATTTCGTTTTTGGTGTTATCGCTTGTTCAAATGCTTGTGGATCTGTTCCATCTACTAAGTGAACCGTAATTCCCATTTTCTTTAACGTATGTACAAAAAGATTGTATGTACCACCGTATAAAGCACTTGAAGCAACAATTTCGTCGCCGTTTTCACAAATATTTAAAATGGCTAAATGAATTGCAGAACTTCCACTAGCTGTTGCTAGGGCCGCTACACCACCTTCTAACTCAGCCACTCGCTTTTCAAACACATCTTGTGTCGGGTTCATAATACGAGTATAAATATTACCTGACTCTGCTAACGAAAAAAGGTTCGCTGCATGTTCTGTGTTTTTAAAACCATATGAAGTCGTTTGATAAATCGGCACCGCTCTTGATTGTGTTGCAGGATCTACTTCTTGTCCACCATGAACAGCAACTGTTTCTAATGACCATTTGTTTTCACTCATAATTTGCTCCTCCTACTCCCACCAAAAAAACAGATAGGAAATATATGAATTTTGAGCTGATTTTATCCTTTATTGTAACAGTTGTCAATGTATTGGAAGAATTCTGTCACCTTATTTCTATATATTCTTGTAACTTTTCAACTGATTTTGGGCCAATACCCGACACTTTTTGGACATCTTCTATCGTTTGAAACGGGCCGTTTTCCTCACGGTAAGTAATAATCGCATCCGCTTTGGCAGGTCCAATCCCTGGAAGTTGCTGCAACTCTTCAACCGTGGCTTGATTAATTCTTATTTTACCGTTATTACTAGTTGTAGAATTCGCACTTATTGCCGACTCGACCATTGGAATGTCTTCTTCTCCCACTTTAGGAATATAAATAACCATCGCATCGTCGAGTACGGAAGCTAAATTAATTTTTTGTTCATCAGCCTCTTCTGTTAGTCCTCCAGCTAACTCAATTAAATCAATTAAACGCTGTCCCTCTATTAGTTCATATACTCCTGGAGAAGCTACCTCGCCCTTCAAATCAACCAGAATTTTCTGTTCCTGAACTTCAGTCACTTGCTCCACTTCCTCATTTTCAAAAGACCAGTTTAATTCTTCCACCTCCTCGTTATTGTCAAAGTGTAAAATAAAGCTTACACTAACTACTAGAAGTAAAACTCCAATCGTACTGATGAGATAGAATTCACGTTTGGAGATTTTCATACTTACACCTCGCTTTAGAAAGGATGTTATCAATGAGTGTACATTTAGCCATATCAAAACAGGTTGAAAACCATATAAATGGACAAACCCAATTTAAAAAACTAGAAGCTTTACGGGAAGCTACGATTGAAAAAGTGTTAGCGGACGCAAGAAATGGAGTTGATTTTTCGGTTGGGGAAATCAATGACATTACGAATGAAATGAACGGAATAGCATATAAGTTTGGTTTTCCTACACGCAAAACCGTTACAAAAGAAATGATAAAGGAATATGCGGAAAAATCTCTAAAAACGAACTAATAATATACGTGTTATTTCTTCAAAAATTTCGTTTTTGCACCTTTCTTTGGACTCGTAGCCAATATACTCCCTGGCTACGAGTCCAAAATCTTGAACACCCCCTTTTAGAAAAGAGCCTTTAAAAACAAACATATTACGATAGCCTCCCTCATATATTTACGTTAAAGACTGTCTAAAGCACATTCTATTGCCCCTATTGAGCACAGCGTGAGGAAAAGGAGGGATGCAACATGAATATTGGGATAATTGGTACAGGAAGCATGGGAACCATCTTAATTGATTCCTTAATTGAAGCAAAAGCTGTCACTCCATCCCAGCTGTTCATTCATAATCGTACACTAGAAAAAGCTAAAGCCCTTGAACAAAAATACAACTCACTTCACATCTGTGAATCCCCAAATGAAGTTGTAAGGCAGTCAGACCTTATATTCATTTGTGTAAAACCACTACAATTTCATGCTCTATTAGAAACCATTCAACAAGAATGTTACAGAAACCAACTTCTTGTTTCCATTACAAGCCCACTTTCTGTAGAACAGCTAGAGAAAATGGTCAATTGCAAAGTAGCAAGAGCCATTCCGAGTATTCTAAACCGAGCCCATTCGGGTCCATCATTACTTAGCTTCGGGAGCCGGTGTACTACTAAAGATAAAGAAGTATTGACCTCCCTGTTAAAAAACATATCTACACCGCTTGTCATTGAAGAAAATATTACGAGAGTCGCATCGGATATTGTGAGCTGCGGGCCAGCGTTTTTTAGTTACATTTTACAACGTTTTGTCGATGCAGCCGTTAGACAGACGGACATCACAGAAGAAGATGCAACGACATTGGCAACGAATATGATTATTGGAATGGGAAAACTGTTAGAAAAGGAAGTTTTTACTTTACCGACTTTACAACAAAGAGTCTGTGTGCCTGGGGGCATAACTGGTGAAGGAATAAAAGTGTTAGAAGAAGAAATTGGCCAAATGTTTGATCACCTTTTTCAACAAACACACGCCAAATACAAGGAAGATAAAGAAATCATTCAACAACAATTTACATCAAAAACATATAAAGAATAAGACAAGAGACGACGCCTTCTCTTGTCTTATTCTTTCTTTTTACTTAAAATCCTGCTACTTTTTTCTCGCGACAAAAAATATTCTCTCACTTGTTTCCGTTACTTTATTTCCAAAGTCCGCACTAATTTCTTCAACTGAGAAGCCCGCATCCTC
This window encodes:
- a CDS encoding ComE operon protein 2, encoding MNRISWDQYFIAQSHLLAMRSTCTRLMVGATIVRDKRIIAGGYNGSISGGDHCIDKGCYVVENHCIRTIHAEVNALLQCAKFGVPTQGAEIYVTHFPCLNCTKAIIQSGITAVYYSNDYKNHPHALELFEQAGIQVKQVELEELILDKNSNEKLQFTASLLDKLAASGLSEEELKKLRDEANKLYTPL
- a CDS encoding homocysteine synthase, with translation MSENKWSLETVAVHGGQEVDPATQSRAVPIYQTTSYGFKNTEHAANLFSLAESGNIYTRIMNPTQDVFEKRVAELEGGVAALATASGSSAIHLAILNICENGDEIVASSALYGGTYNLFVHTLKKMGITVHLVDGTDPQAFEQAITPKTKLLFGEMIGNPQGDILDVEAVAAVAHRNGVPLMVDATLVTPALCRPIEHGADIVVHSATKFMGGHGTSIGGVIVDGGNFDWNNGKFPGLTEPDPSYHGLVYTEALGNLAYIIKARVQLLRDLGPAIAPLNSFLLLQGLETLHLRMERHCENAMKVAQYLENHELVEWVSFAGLPSHRSYDLANKYLPNGKGAILTFGIKGGIEEGKSFINALELFSHVANVGDAKSLVIHPASTTHQQLSEADQRAAGVSPELIRLSVGIENVNDIISDLEQALVKSQG
- a CDS encoding helix-hairpin-helix domain-containing protein translates to MKISKREFYLISTIGVLLLVVSVSFILHFDNNEEVEELNWSFENEEVEQVTEVQEQKILVDLKGEVASPGVYELIEGQRLIDLIELAGGLTEEADEQKINLASVLDDAMVIYIPKVGEEDIPMVESAISANSTTSNNGKIRINQATVEELQQLPGIGPAKADAIITYREENGPFQTIEDVQKVSGIGPKSVEKLQEYIEIR
- a CDS encoding DUF2533 family protein, translating into MSVHLAISKQVENHINGQTQFKKLEALREATIEKVLADARNGVDFSVGEINDITNEMNGIAYKFGFPTRKTVTKEMIKEYAEKSLKTN
- the comER gene encoding late competence protein ComER, giving the protein MNIGIIGTGSMGTILIDSLIEAKAVTPSQLFIHNRTLEKAKALEQKYNSLHICESPNEVVRQSDLIFICVKPLQFHALLETIQQECYRNQLLVSITSPLSVEQLEKMVNCKVARAIPSILNRAHSGPSLLSFGSRCTTKDKEVLTSLLKNISTPLVIEENITRVASDIVSCGPAFFSYILQRFVDAAVRQTDITEEDATTLATNMIIGMGKLLEKEVFTLPTLQQRVCVPGGITGEGIKVLEEEIGQMFDHLFQQTHAKYKEDKEIIQQQFTSKTYKE